Proteins encoded within one genomic window of Cytophagales bacterium:
- a CDS encoding 3'-5' exonuclease, which yields MFPASIPKEKLQHLPLTRFGGEIVVVDQMDQLPEVIGHCKQQACMGFDTEKKPTFQRGQYHPTALIQLSTLEKAYLIRVNKIGFPPSLVSLMADPKLIKVGISIMDDIKALQKISDFQPEGFLELNDVAGEVGVEDRGVKKLAGIFLEARISKNQQTSNWENQELTPSQQLYAATDAWVCMEIYDCLERKGYLDSDIEYLNVT from the coding sequence ATGTTTCCTGCGTCGATACCGAAAGAAAAGCTCCAGCATTTACCCTTGACCCGATTTGGGGGAGAGATTGTGGTAGTGGATCAGATGGATCAGCTACCTGAAGTAATCGGACACTGCAAACAGCAAGCCTGCATGGGGTTTGATACGGAAAAGAAACCTACTTTCCAGCGAGGGCAATACCACCCTACCGCTTTAATCCAGTTGTCCACTTTAGAGAAGGCGTATTTAATTCGAGTCAATAAAATCGGTTTTCCTCCATCCTTAGTTAGTCTGATGGCAGATCCTAAATTGATCAAGGTAGGCATCAGTATCATGGATGATATTAAGGCATTGCAAAAGATCTCTGATTTTCAGCCTGAAGGCTTTCTCGAACTGAATGATGTTGCCGGCGAAGTAGGCGTGGAAGACCGGGGCGTGAAGAAATTGGCAGGCATATTTCTGGAAGCACGTATTTCAAAAAACCAGCAAACTTCTAACTGGGAAAATCAGGAACTGACGCCAAGTCAGCAACTGTATGCCGCAACAGATGCCTGGGTCTGCATGGAAATCTATGACTGCCTGGAGCGCAAGGGATATTTAGATTCAGATATTGAGTACCTCAATGTGACATAG
- the nhaC gene encoding Na+/H+ antiporter NhaC, with the protein MAEKREPTLLESFIPIIFLILLLSLNVGLFGSESLGGSNQIVLIISSAVAGLVAVRLGYSWFELREGVVKTISSAMTSILILLLIGSLAGSWMLAGIVPAMIYYGLQILSPGIFLFAACVICSIVSVATGSSWTTSATVGIALIGIGTALGIPVGWVAGAILSGAYFGDKLSPLSDTTNLAPAMAGTDLFTHIRYMTITTGPSILLALVVFLIYGFTTGGEGSLQEKDLILNAIANKFHISGWLFIVPIVVIVLIVRKTPALPALFAGTMLAIVFAFIFQPELVFEVGRKVSADGKLLKMVGGIEQANGFLLGFMGMMQALFGDIGFEIGIAKLDEEGLLASGGMNGMLKTVWLIVSAMVYGGIMEKAGFLRRIAAAVLSMVNSVGSLVASTAGTCVFFNVTASDQYLAIVVPGRMYADVYKEKGLAPENLSRTLEDSGTVTSVLVPWNTCGAFHSNVLGVPTLAYLPYCIFNIVSPLMTILVAYTGFKVRKLTSSKENA; encoded by the coding sequence ATGGCGGAAAAGCGCGAACCTACTCTTCTAGAGTCTTTTATACCTATTATTTTTCTTATCCTTCTGCTATCACTTAATGTGGGACTTTTTGGTTCCGAGTCTTTAGGTGGGTCTAACCAAATTGTATTGATTATCTCCTCAGCTGTAGCCGGATTGGTGGCTGTTCGATTGGGCTATTCTTGGTTTGAGTTGCGTGAAGGTGTAGTGAAAACAATAAGTTCGGCCATGACCTCCATACTTATTCTTCTATTGATAGGGTCCCTTGCCGGGTCTTGGATGCTTGCTGGTATTGTTCCCGCGATGATCTATTACGGCTTACAAATATTAAGCCCAGGCATCTTTCTTTTCGCAGCATGTGTAATTTGTTCAATTGTCTCCGTAGCAACTGGTAGTTCCTGGACGACTTCTGCTACCGTCGGAATTGCACTAATTGGAATTGGAACTGCTCTCGGAATTCCTGTAGGTTGGGTTGCAGGAGCCATATTATCCGGAGCCTATTTTGGTGATAAGCTTTCCCCTTTATCCGATACCACGAACCTGGCTCCTGCCATGGCTGGAACGGATTTGTTTACGCACATTCGTTACATGACAATTACGACAGGACCTAGTATCCTGCTGGCTTTGGTTGTATTTCTGATCTATGGCTTTACTACAGGAGGAGAAGGGTCACTGCAAGAGAAAGATTTGATCCTCAACGCCATTGCTAATAAATTCCATATTTCAGGATGGTTGTTTATAGTTCCGATAGTGGTCATTGTCCTGATTGTAAGAAAAACTCCTGCTCTACCGGCACTCTTTGCAGGAACAATGCTGGCAATTGTTTTTGCTTTCATTTTTCAGCCCGAATTGGTATTTGAAGTTGGTCGCAAAGTCTCAGCTGATGGCAAACTACTGAAAATGGTTGGAGGCATTGAACAAGCCAATGGGTTTTTATTGGGTTTCATGGGAATGATGCAGGCTCTTTTTGGTGATATCGGATTTGAAATTGGAATTGCCAAATTGGATGAAGAAGGACTTTTGGCTTCCGGAGGAATGAACGGCATGTTAAAAACGGTCTGGTTGATTGTTTCAGCCATGGTTTATGGAGGAATCATGGAAAAGGCTGGATTCTTGAGGAGAATTGCTGCTGCTGTGTTATCTATGGTGAACTCTGTTGGAAGCCTTGTTGCTTCAACCGCAGGTACTTGCGTTTTTTTCAATGTCACTGCTTCCGATCAATATTTGGCCATTGTTGTTCCCGGTCGGATGTATGCCGATGTATATAAGGAGAAAGGGCTTGCACCAGAAAACCTCAGCCGGACTTTAGAAGATTCGGGAACGGTAACATCCGTTCTGGTTCCCTGGAATACATGTGGCGCATTCCATAGTAATGTCTTGGGGGTACCAACTCTGGCGTATTTGCCCTATTGTATATTCAATATTGTCAGCCCTTTGATGACTATTCTTGTTGCTTACACGGGTTTCAAAGTAAGGAAACTAACATCTAGTAAAGAAAACGCATAA
- a CDS encoding FAD-dependent oxidoreductase — translation MISISFDIFDAMISFWEQRSFFNYDFIIVGAGITGLSTAATIKERDPSSSVLVLERGLLPTGASTKNAGFACFGSLTELLADIDVMGEEAMMALVEKRINGLRKTEARLGKELIDLQIKGGYELINAIDDLEDKMVHVNHLLSDSFENPVFQRIDHQLSNFGFSGFDGLILNQYEGQLDTGKLIRNLWEYCNQIDVKILTGAEVIAVNEEEGGVRVNTAKASFQCKRAGICTNAFTRKFMDVDLQPGRGMVMAIEPRNPLPFEGIFHYDEGYYYFRDFYGKLIFGGGRNLDKKAEETTEFGINPAIESRLHDDLRDRILPGQDYEVIQQWSGIMAFGDTKTPIVKKMSDRIAIGVRLGGMGVAIGSMVGEELAELLIESFV, via the coding sequence GTGATCTCAATCAGTTTTGACATCTTTGATGCCATGATTAGTTTTTGGGAGCAACGTTCATTCTTCAATTATGATTTCATCATCGTTGGTGCGGGGATCACAGGATTGTCCACAGCAGCGACGATCAAGGAACGAGATCCCTCTAGTTCAGTACTGGTGTTAGAGAGAGGGTTATTGCCCACGGGAGCCAGTACCAAAAATGCGGGTTTTGCTTGCTTCGGTAGCCTGACCGAGTTACTTGCTGATATTGATGTAATGGGGGAGGAAGCCATGATGGCATTGGTTGAGAAGCGCATCAACGGACTCAGGAAAACAGAAGCCCGGCTGGGGAAGGAATTAATTGATTTGCAGATCAAAGGTGGATATGAATTGATCAATGCCATCGATGACCTGGAAGACAAGATGGTTCATGTGAATCACTTGCTTTCCGATTCTTTCGAAAATCCTGTCTTTCAACGTATCGATCATCAATTGTCGAACTTTGGATTTTCCGGTTTCGATGGTTTGATCTTAAACCAATACGAAGGTCAGCTGGATACCGGAAAACTCATCCGAAACTTATGGGAATACTGCAATCAAATTGACGTCAAGATCCTGACTGGGGCGGAAGTGATTGCTGTGAATGAGGAAGAAGGTGGAGTGAGGGTCAATACAGCCAAAGCCTCTTTCCAATGCAAACGTGCCGGGATATGTACCAATGCCTTTACACGAAAATTCATGGATGTGGACCTTCAGCCAGGGCGTGGGATGGTGATGGCCATTGAGCCCAGAAACCCATTGCCTTTTGAAGGGATATTTCACTATGATGAAGGCTATTATTATTTCAGGGATTTTTATGGCAAGTTGATTTTCGGTGGAGGAAGAAATCTGGATAAAAAAGCAGAAGAGACCACAGAGTTTGGCATTAACCCAGCAATCGAATCACGTTTACATGACGACCTTCGGGACAGAATACTTCCAGGACAAGATTATGAGGTGATCCAGCAATGGTCCGGGATCATGGCGTTTGGAGACACCAAAACTCCCATTGTGAAAAAGATGAGTGATCGGATTGCCATCGGGGTTCGTTTGGGAGGAATGGGCGTTGCCATTGGCAGTATGGTGGGGGAGGAATTAGCAGAATTACTTATCGAGTCATTCGTTTGA
- a CDS encoding PstS family phosphate ABC transporter substrate-binding protein, whose amino-acid sequence MRKLVLIPFLAVLFIACDSTKAPKTYTLKLRGSESMHETFNALKSDFEKMQDTLTIVLEGGGSRTGMMGVYENEVQVGLSSYPFDLDSILGNGHGLQEQVVAYDGIVLISHEDNPVQQLTNEQVFGIFSGNITDWSDLGGNVGKIVPIIRDQNSGTQQFFTNFFDIESPASSAIIAIENREIVNTVSENLSGIGFIGFAYFTQRVHNMLLPSPIEGDTPFVAPSFKNLLAGSYPLKRSLRIYYKDTNDPAINAFLSYLKTTRARYVIESNGLVPLQQKAIANQ is encoded by the coding sequence ATGAGAAAACTTGTCCTAATTCCTTTCCTCGCGGTTCTTTTTATCGCCTGTGACTCCACAAAAGCACCCAAGACCTACACCCTGAAACTTCGTGGAAGCGAATCCATGCATGAAACATTCAATGCACTTAAAAGTGACTTTGAAAAGATGCAGGATACCTTGACGATCGTACTTGAAGGCGGAGGAAGTCGTACAGGAATGATGGGTGTATACGAAAACGAGGTTCAGGTCGGTTTATCATCTTACCCTTTTGACCTGGATTCCATTTTGGGCAATGGCCATGGACTTCAGGAGCAGGTGGTTGCCTACGATGGTATTGTTTTGATCAGTCATGAAGACAACCCAGTACAACAATTGACCAACGAACAGGTTTTCGGTATTTTCTCTGGAAACATCACTGACTGGAGCGATTTAGGAGGCAATGTCGGAAAGATTGTTCCCATTATTCGAGATCAGAACTCTGGTACGCAACAATTCTTCACTAATTTCTTTGACATAGAAAGTCCGGCCAGTTCTGCCATTATTGCAATAGAAAACAGGGAGATTGTCAATACTGTTTCTGAAAATCTCTCTGGGATTGGGTTCATTGGATTTGCCTACTTCACCCAGCGAGTGCACAATATGCTCCTACCGAGTCCCATTGAAGGCGACACCCCTTTTGTGGCCCCTTCGTTTAAAAATCTCCTGGCAGGATCTTACCCTCTGAAGCGATCACTACGTATATATTACAAAGACACGAATGATCCTGCAATCAATGCTTTTTTAAGCTACCTCAAAACCACCCGAGCCCGATATGTAATCGAATCCAATGGATTGGTTCCATTGCAACAAAAAGCCATTGCAAACCAGTAA
- a CDS encoding methylmalonyl-CoA mutase family protein yields MSHATVPPYKPKNHIRIVTAASLFDGHDAAINIMRRIIQTTGCEVIHLGHNRAVQEIVDCAIQEDAQAIAITSYQGGHVEYFKYMYDLLKERGASQIKIFGGGGGTILPEEIDELHAYGISKIYSPDDGRAMGLQGMINDLVKQSDFTVGENLNGQLDRLPKKQYSDIARLISSAENFPDKHADVLSTIREKNTAEKVAPVLGITGTGGAGKSSLVDELVRRFLIDFSDKKIAVISVDPSKRKTGGALLGDRIRMNAIFNDRVYMRSLATRQSNLALSKYVQDAIDITKAAGFDLIILETSGIGQSDTEITEHSDTSLYVMTPEYGAATQLEKIDMLDFADLIALNKFDKRGALDALRDVKKQYQRNHQLWDTPEEDIPVYGTIASQFNDPGMNQLYKAIIDTLVEKTGATALTSNFSSTREMSEKIYIIPPKRTRYLSEITDSIRDYNQKAEQQGAIAQKLYSLDQSAAILKDQEAALKAIEEARASLQLDLDPHNQKILEDWQAKKANYEGAEFTYHVRGKEIKVATTTESLSHTQIPKVSLPRYEGWGDILKWSLQENVPGEFPFTSGVFPFKRQGEDPTRMFAGEGGPERTNKRFHYVSHGLPAARLSTAFDSVTLYGEDPDYRPDIYGKIGNSGVSICCLDDAKKLYSGFNLCDPTTSVSMTINGPAATIAAFFMNAAIDQQCEVYIKANDLEKDVDDKITSIYKSLGAERPKYLGELPEGNDGLGLMLLGVTGDQVLPADIYAQIKADALSKVRGTVQADILKEDQAQNTCIFSTEFSLRLMGDVQQYFIDQKVRNFYSVSISGYHIAEAGANPISQLAFTLANGFTFVEYYLSRGMHIDDFAPNLSFFFSNGVDPEYAVIGRVARRIWAKAMKLKYGANERSQKLKYHIQTSGRSLHAQEIDFNDIRTTLQALYAIYDNCNSLHTNAYDEAITTPTEGSVRRAMAIQLIINKELGLTKNENPIQGSFIIEELTDLVEEAVMAEFDRITDRGGVLGAMESMYQRGKIQEESLYYETKKHTGELPIIGVNTFLSSQGSPTIIPDEVIRATKEEKEAQISNLESLHGRNESKSAEMLSALQDVALNNGNTFEQLMETSKYCSLGQITHAMFEVGGQYRRNM; encoded by the coding sequence ATGAGCCACGCAACTGTCCCCCCGTACAAACCCAAAAATCATATTCGAATTGTAACTGCTGCCTCTTTGTTTGATGGTCACGATGCTGCCATCAATATCATGCGCAGAATCATCCAAACAACCGGTTGTGAAGTAATCCACCTGGGGCATAATCGTGCCGTACAGGAAATCGTGGATTGTGCGATCCAGGAAGATGCACAGGCCATTGCCATTACCTCCTACCAGGGTGGGCATGTAGAGTACTTCAAGTACATGTATGATTTGCTCAAGGAAAGAGGGGCCTCTCAGATTAAGATATTTGGTGGGGGTGGTGGCACCATCCTTCCTGAAGAAATTGATGAGCTGCACGCTTACGGCATCTCCAAGATCTATTCTCCTGATGATGGGCGCGCCATGGGACTTCAAGGCATGATCAACGACCTGGTAAAGCAAAGTGACTTTACTGTTGGAGAGAATTTGAATGGTCAATTAGACCGGCTACCTAAGAAACAATACTCAGACATTGCCCGACTCATCTCATCTGCAGAAAATTTCCCAGACAAACATGCGGATGTCCTGTCGACCATTCGCGAAAAAAATACTGCTGAAAAAGTAGCTCCAGTACTGGGAATCACCGGAACAGGTGGGGCTGGAAAATCTTCTTTGGTAGATGAATTGGTTCGTCGTTTCCTGATCGATTTTTCAGACAAGAAAATTGCCGTTATCTCAGTGGATCCATCCAAAAGGAAAACCGGTGGTGCTCTATTAGGTGACCGGATCCGAATGAATGCCATTTTCAATGACCGGGTATACATGCGTTCGCTGGCTACCCGTCAGTCTAACCTGGCACTTTCGAAATACGTGCAGGATGCCATTGACATCACCAAAGCTGCAGGTTTTGATTTGATCATTCTGGAAACTTCAGGCATAGGTCAGTCAGACACAGAAATCACAGAACATTCCGATACTTCACTTTATGTAATGACACCAGAGTACGGTGCAGCTACACAGTTGGAGAAAATCGACATGCTGGACTTTGCGGATTTAATCGCCTTGAACAAGTTCGACAAGCGTGGCGCACTGGACGCACTCCGGGACGTTAAAAAACAATACCAGCGCAACCATCAGCTTTGGGATACACCTGAAGAAGATATTCCAGTTTATGGCACCATCGCTTCGCAGTTCAACGATCCAGGCATGAACCAGCTTTACAAAGCGATTATCGATACCCTGGTAGAGAAGACCGGAGCCACAGCACTCACTTCAAATTTCAGCAGCACGCGGGAGATGTCAGAGAAAATCTACATCATCCCTCCTAAGCGAACACGCTACCTTTCTGAGATCACCGATTCCATTCGGGACTACAATCAAAAAGCTGAGCAACAAGGGGCCATCGCGCAAAAGCTCTACAGCCTCGATCAATCCGCTGCTATTTTGAAGGATCAGGAAGCTGCTTTAAAAGCCATCGAGGAAGCACGCGCTTCCTTGCAATTGGACCTGGATCCTCATAACCAGAAGATCCTGGAAGATTGGCAAGCCAAAAAAGCGAACTATGAAGGTGCAGAGTTCACTTATCACGTTCGCGGCAAAGAAATTAAAGTGGCCACAACCACCGAATCTTTATCTCATACACAGATACCAAAAGTCAGCCTACCTCGCTACGAAGGCTGGGGTGATATTTTGAAGTGGTCATTACAAGAAAACGTACCAGGTGAATTTCCGTTTACTTCTGGTGTGTTCCCATTCAAACGACAAGGTGAAGATCCTACCAGGATGTTTGCTGGTGAAGGTGGACCTGAACGTACGAACAAGCGATTCCACTATGTTTCGCACGGATTACCTGCAGCGAGATTGTCTACCGCTTTTGATTCAGTAACGCTTTACGGAGAAGATCCTGATTACCGTCCGGATATCTATGGAAAGATCGGTAACTCCGGCGTAAGCATCTGCTGCCTGGATGATGCCAAGAAATTGTACTCCGGCTTCAACTTGTGTGATCCGACTACTTCAGTTTCCATGACCATCAATGGGCCTGCGGCTACCATCGCAGCCTTTTTCATGAATGCGGCAATTGATCAGCAGTGTGAAGTGTACATCAAAGCCAATGACCTTGAAAAAGATGTCGATGATAAGATCACTTCGATTTACAAATCATTAGGTGCCGAACGCCCTAAATACCTTGGTGAGCTTCCTGAAGGAAATGACGGTCTTGGACTGATGTTATTGGGCGTAACCGGAGATCAGGTATTGCCTGCGGATATCTATGCACAGATCAAAGCCGATGCCTTGTCCAAAGTTCGAGGTACGGTACAGGCAGATATCCTGAAAGAAGATCAGGCACAAAATACCTGCATATTCTCTACTGAATTCTCACTCCGGTTGATGGGTGATGTTCAGCAATATTTCATCGATCAAAAAGTGCGGAATTTCTATTCTGTATCGATCTCTGGATACCACATTGCGGAAGCGGGTGCCAATCCGATCAGTCAGCTGGCCTTTACCCTGGCGAATGGCTTCACGTTCGTTGAGTATTACCTATCAAGAGGTATGCACATCGATGATTTTGCGCCTAACTTATCATTCTTCTTCAGCAATGGGGTAGATCCGGAGTACGCTGTGATCGGTCGAGTTGCAAGAAGAATTTGGGCGAAAGCCATGAAGTTGAAATATGGCGCCAATGAGCGTTCCCAAAAGCTGAAATATCATATCCAGACTTCCGGAAGGTCTTTACATGCACAGGAGATCGATTTCAACGACATCCGAACTACTTTACAGGCGCTTTATGCGATCTATGATAACTGTAACTCCTTGCATACCAACGCCTATGATGAAGCGATTACGACACCTACCGAAGGTTCTGTAAGAAGGGCAATGGCCATACAGTTGATCATCAACAAGGAATTGGGGCTAACCAAAAATGAAAATCCTATCCAAGGATCATTCATTATTGAAGAATTAACTGATCTGGTAGAAGAGGCAGTGATGGCTGAATTTGATCGGATCACGGATAGAGGTGGAGTTCTCGGTGCCATGGAGAGCATGTACCAACGTGGTAAAATCCAGGAAGAAAGCCTTTATTACGAAACCAAGAAGCATACAGGAGAACTTCCAATCATCGGAGTGAACACCTTCCTGTCTTCTCAAGGCTCACCAACCATCATCCCTGATGAAGTGATCCGTGCAACGAAAGAAGAGAAAGAAGCGCAGATCAGCAACCTGGAGTCACTACATGGCAGAAATGAGTCTAAGTCCGCTGAAATGCTCAGTGCTTTACAAGACGTAGCCTTGAATAATGGCAATACCTTCGAACAACTCATGGAAACCTCTAAGTATTGTTCTTTAGGTCAGATCACTCATGCGATGTTCGAGGTAGGAGGACAGTACCGACGTAACATGTAA
- a CDS encoding nucleoside deaminase, protein MITKPAVLSSTFMTFQVASIMQQCIDIARAHHTPFGAALVNEAGKVLVMAPNTTKIDGSTAHAEMNVLKDANKYPGEQLFLITTCEPCPMCAGAALWTKVKGIYFGASIEDASQFMKQIDISCQQVVDASWVNIPVVSGILKEECLELFRNR, encoded by the coding sequence ATGATAACCAAACCTGCGGTTCTCAGTTCTACTTTCATGACTTTTCAGGTGGCCTCGATTATGCAGCAGTGTATTGACATTGCAAGAGCACATCACACTCCTTTTGGAGCCGCTTTGGTCAATGAAGCGGGCAAAGTCCTGGTTATGGCACCTAATACAACCAAGATTGATGGGTCTACTGCTCATGCAGAGATGAACGTACTTAAGGATGCCAATAAGTACCCTGGAGAACAACTATTTCTGATCACTACTTGTGAGCCGTGTCCTATGTGTGCCGGAGCAGCACTTTGGACCAAGGTCAAAGGCATATATTTCGGCGCGTCCATCGAAGATGCAAGTCAATTCATGAAACAAATTGACATTTCCTGCCAGCAAGTCGTTGATGCATCTTGGGTCAATATTCCGGTTGTAAGTGGTATTTTAAAAGAGGAATGTTTGGAACTCTTTCGAAATAGATAG
- a CDS encoding amidohydrolase family protein, giving the protein MSNNRARHFLALLGSIFFIFACASSCCESQKRRTLASFKKGTKQVPYDRETEPYTPIVDSHVHFRPFGGKEIPFNKLVNTIKSNGVRFVNVYGIGQRVDIDSNCIYYLDCPGTSVLPSTKNDMANAESYIQEQPEGIHLTVSMTFPDLANPEHIFEIMQFYEQEYRGVFKWMGEVNLVKQALLANHHEPADSTDIPNWSEFMAELRSKNMPINIHCDLGNDSSTYHYTKYLDLMKMTLETYPNNKIVWAHMGLSKELTQLDPDQHIQIMSGLLEKHANLILDISWSVLEANYFSKYREKYLAFVNAYPERFLPGTDFVAAANKHTDQYKIDLDSTSLIHKGLSDEAFRNIVLGNNYFKLLDLDYEAPPIAQQTQ; this is encoded by the coding sequence ATGTCTAACAATCGTGCACGGCATTTTCTTGCCCTCTTAGGATCTATATTCTTCATCTTCGCTTGTGCCTCCTCTTGTTGCGAATCCCAAAAAAGAAGAACGTTAGCATCTTTCAAAAAAGGAACGAAACAAGTACCCTATGACCGGGAGACAGAACCTTACACACCAATTGTAGACTCACACGTCCATTTTCGTCCGTTCGGCGGGAAAGAGATTCCTTTCAATAAATTGGTGAATACGATAAAAAGTAATGGTGTACGATTTGTCAATGTATATGGAATCGGGCAAAGAGTCGACATTGACTCTAATTGCATTTACTATTTGGACTGTCCAGGAACATCCGTATTGCCTTCCACGAAAAATGACATGGCAAATGCTGAATCCTACATTCAGGAGCAGCCCGAAGGCATACATCTGACCGTCTCTATGACTTTCCCGGACCTGGCAAATCCGGAGCATATTTTTGAAATCATGCAATTCTACGAGCAGGAATATCGAGGTGTTTTCAAATGGATGGGTGAAGTCAATTTGGTAAAACAGGCTTTGTTAGCTAACCATCATGAACCTGCTGACTCAACTGATATTCCAAATTGGAGTGAATTTATGGCAGAATTGAGAAGCAAAAACATGCCTATCAACATTCATTGTGATCTCGGAAATGATTCTTCGACCTATCATTATACCAAGTATCTTGATTTAATGAAAATGACCTTGGAAACCTACCCTAACAATAAAATTGTCTGGGCACACATGGGGCTCTCTAAGGAACTGACACAACTAGATCCGGATCAGCATATTCAAATCATGAGTGGTTTATTGGAAAAGCATGCAAATCTCATACTAGACATCAGCTGGAGTGTACTGGAAGCGAATTACTTCAGTAAATACCGCGAAAAATACCTTGCCTTCGTAAATGCGTATCCTGAGCGATTCCTACCAGGCACGGACTTTGTCGCCGCCGCCAATAAGCATACTGATCAATATAAAATTGATCTGGATAGTACCAGTCTAATTCACAAAGGCCTAAGCGATGAAGCCTTTAGAAATATCGTTTTAGGAAATAACTATTTTAAGCTACTGGACCTGGATTATGAAGCACCACCAATTGCTCAGCAGACGCAGTGA
- a CDS encoding dihydrofolate reductase family protein: MNTVFIATSLDGYISDKHGGIDWLHSIPNPDQDDMGYNELIARVDALVMGRTTFETVCGFDIPWPYTIPVYVLSRTMESIPTKHEEHAFLVRGTLNEVLSEIHANGHKRLYIDGGATIQSFLKEDLIDELIISTIPVLLGGGSSLFGELDENLEFQHVESRRYLNAIVQNYYRRKR, translated from the coding sequence ATGAATACCGTATTCATTGCGACCAGTCTGGATGGTTACATCTCGGATAAGCATGGAGGAATTGACTGGCTGCATTCCATTCCCAATCCTGATCAGGATGACATGGGCTACAATGAACTCATTGCCAGGGTAGATGCATTAGTGATGGGACGGACTACTTTTGAAACAGTCTGTGGATTTGATATCCCCTGGCCTTACACCATCCCTGTTTATGTGCTGAGTCGGACCATGGAAAGCATTCCCACAAAACACGAAGAGCATGCCTTTCTGGTCAGAGGAACCCTCAATGAGGTGCTGAGTGAAATCCATGCAAATGGACATAAGCGGTTGTACATTGATGGGGGAGCTACCATTCAAAGTTTTCTGAAAGAAGACCTGATTGATGAATTGATCATATCGACCATTCCTGTTTTATTAGGGGGTGGGAGTTCTTTGTTTGGGGAGTTGGACGAAAATCTGGAATTCCAACATGTGGAGTCGAGACGATACCTGAATGCGATCGTTCAGAATTATTACCGAAGAAAGCGGTGA
- a CDS encoding Crp/Fnr family transcriptional regulator: protein MNSNLVFQNISKHIRLQQREKEFFESLLQEVKLKKRSFLLRQGDPCHFIHFVNTGILRAYHQDENGKESTIMFASEDWWITDMHCFLNQLPAMVNIQVVQDCSLFKLSLSDLNELYKQVPIFNTFFRILMEKAYCREQLRTIQNLCIPAKERYENFISKYPYIASAVPLKHIASYLGITPEFLSTIRAQRQ from the coding sequence GTGAACTCCAACCTGGTTTTTCAAAATATCTCCAAACACATCAGGCTACAGCAGCGAGAAAAAGAATTCTTTGAGAGTCTGCTCCAAGAGGTTAAATTGAAGAAAAGATCATTCCTACTCCGACAAGGCGATCCATGTCATTTCATCCATTTCGTAAATACGGGTATCCTCAGGGCTTACCATCAAGATGAGAATGGGAAGGAATCTACCATTATGTTTGCTTCCGAAGACTGGTGGATCACAGACATGCACTGTTTTCTCAATCAACTACCGGCCATGGTCAATATTCAAGTGGTACAAGATTGCAGCCTGTTCAAATTGTCATTAAGCGACTTAAATGAATTGTATAAGCAAGTGCCTATTTTCAATACGTTTTTCCGTATCCTCATGGAAAAAGCTTATTGCCGAGAACAACTCCGAACCATTCAAAACTTATGCATTCCTGCCAAAGAACGATACGAAAATTTTATTTCGAAATATCCCTACATCGCTTCAGCGGTTCCTTTGAAACACATTGCTTCTTATCTTGGAATTACTCCTGAATTCCTTAGTACCATCCGAGCTCAAAGGCAGTAA
- a CDS encoding DUF4406 domain-containing protein, which produces MLILIAGPYRSGTNDDPKLIQQNMDNLEAMALPLFRKGHVPMIGEWVALPIMRQAGSKVIGDEVWTEVQYPVAHRLLEKCDAILRIPGTSKGADQDVEVARKLGLKVYFSLEEIPDTE; this is translated from the coding sequence ATGCTCATTTTGATTGCAGGGCCTTATCGAAGTGGAACCAATGATGACCCGAAGCTCATTCAACAAAACATGGATAACCTGGAAGCAATGGCATTGCCCTTATTTCGGAAAGGCCATGTGCCTATGATTGGAGAATGGGTGGCACTTCCTATCATGCGACAAGCAGGCTCCAAAGTCATCGGAGACGAAGTTTGGACCGAAGTTCAATATCCGGTGGCTCACCGTTTGCTAGAAAAGTGTGACGCCATTCTGCGTATCCCCGGAACCTCAAAAGGAGCCGACCAGGATGTCGAAGTTGCCAGAAAATTAGGATTGAAGGTGTATTTCAGCCTGGAAGAAATCCCGGATACCGAATGA